The following coding sequences are from one Saprospiraceae bacterium window:
- a CDS encoding SRPBCC family protein: MDFNQPNTAEAGMLIRKPANEVFNAFVDPEITRHFWFTKGSDKLIEGNTIHWEWEMYNVSTSVFVRQIKPNEKIVIEWEVPTTTVEFNFKSLMNGDTYVMIMHSGFHKTGNELLATIKDSVGGFTTVLDGLKAYMEHGINLNLIADKFPKEITQHGN, encoded by the coding sequence ATGGATTTTAATCAACCAAATACTGCTGAGGCAGGAATGCTCATCAGGAAACCGGCAAACGAAGTATTTAATGCATTTGTAGACCCCGAAATTACCCGACACTTCTGGTTTACAAAAGGAAGTGACAAATTAATAGAAGGAAACACAATCCACTGGGAATGGGAAATGTATAATGTTTCTACTTCAGTTTTCGTACGCCAAATTAAACCAAATGAGAAAATTGTGATTGAATGGGAAGTCCCAACAACGACTGTCGAGTTTAATTTTAAATCCTTAATGAATGGTGATACTTACGTCATGATAATGCACTCCGGGTTCCATAAAACAGGAAACGAATTGCTGGCAACTATTAAAGACAGTGTTGGTGGATTCACAACAGTCTTAGATGGACTCAAAGCTTATATGGAACATGGAATAAATTTGAACCTTATCGCTGACAAATTTCCAAAAGAAATCACTCAACATGGCAACTGA
- a CDS encoding class I SAM-dependent methyltransferase — translation MKQLYKFLSSRYQNLFLEYKVNFAPRYGNGLPPHLQLYELINSQRSDYKRLLEQCLEFKTHFFEFKVLKDESNPELPAWNNGFLPGLDIVTLYCLVALIRPNVYLEIGSGNSTKVVRQSIRKNNLQSKVISIDPQPRAEIDALADVVIRQTLETATYSITDALDENDILFIDNSHRILPNSDSTVFFLEILPRLKKGVVVHLHDIYLPYDYPQFMCDRFYSEQYGLAIYLLANPDRYKFILPNYFVSEDSELSGVLDEVWENQSLRQVEKHGGSFWFVIQ, via the coding sequence ATGAAACAACTATATAAATTTTTGTCTTCGAGGTATCAGAATTTATTTTTGGAGTATAAAGTAAATTTTGCACCAAGATATGGAAATGGTTTGCCACCTCATCTTCAATTGTATGAATTGATCAATTCTCAGAGATCGGATTACAAGCGATTATTGGAGCAATGTCTGGAGTTCAAAACTCACTTTTTCGAATTTAAAGTGTTGAAAGATGAATCGAATCCGGAATTACCCGCTTGGAATAATGGATTTTTACCGGGATTGGATATTGTAACATTGTATTGCTTAGTGGCTTTGATCAGACCTAATGTTTATCTGGAAATTGGTTCAGGAAATTCTACGAAAGTCGTTAGACAAAGTATTCGGAAAAACAATCTGCAAAGTAAAGTGATTTCAATCGATCCACAACCTCGAGCAGAGATTGATGCACTCGCGGATGTGGTCATTCGACAAACTCTGGAGACTGCGACTTATTCAATCACAGATGCTTTGGATGAGAACGATATTTTATTTATTGATAACTCACATAGGATTTTGCCGAATTCAGATAGCACTGTTTTTTTTCTGGAAATACTTCCGAGGTTGAAGAAGGGGGTAGTGGTTCATTTACATGACATCTATTTGCCCTATGATTATCCGCAGTTTATGTGCGATAGATTTTATTCAGAACAATATGGATTAGCGATTTATTTGTTGGCCAACCCTGATAGATATAAATTTATACTCCCGAATTATTTTGTTTCGGAGGATTCAGAGTTGTCCGGAGTGCTCGACGAAGTTTGGGAAAATCAAAGTCTCAGGCAGGTAGAGAAGCATGGTGGCTCATTCTGGTTTGTAATACAATAA
- a CDS encoding elongation factor G, whose product MTKDPKHLRNIVLLGHSHSGKTSLAETMLYEAKAIGRKGNVENNNTVSDYTDIEQERRSSLFSTLMHVGWKDSKINIIDTPGSDDFVGEILSSMKVADLGVMVLNAAHGVEVGTELIWEYLEEINLPTIIVINQCDHEKADFDNTLEQATARFGPKLIPFQYPLGAGLGFHQIIDVLRMVMYDFSPDGGKPIKKEIPESEKAKAQAMHNAIVEAAAEHDDTLMEHYFETGTLDEIELAFGLRKGIAHHDIIPVFCASATKNMGTGRIMGFINDVCPSPDDRPATKTKQGEISIKATGPTSIFIYKTMTEPKVGRVSYFKVYSGTLKSGDELINVGNRATERINQIFISNGKNREPVQELIAGDLGVVVKLKDSHSNNTLAAKGMDVEISPIPFPEPRIRTAFQTANKNDLEKLVKDIHDLQEEDPTLILEQSQRLKQNILHGQGQMHLDLVKYRIEKLHGVSMEFIKPRIPYLETITRAADTMYRHKKQSGGAGQFGEVHMRVEPYYDGMPDPAGLTTRNKSVEDLPWGGKLAFYWCIVGGSIDAKFSNAIHKGVMNKMMEGPLTGSYCTDVRVSVFDGKMHPVDSNDMAFQIAGTMAFKEAFHQAGPQILEPVYDLEILCQDTAMGDIMGDLQTRRAIIMGMDSEGHYQKIKARVPLAEMHNYSSTLRSLTQGKAKFSMKFAEYGSVTPDIQHKLIEDYQAHHKEHEE is encoded by the coding sequence ATGACAAAAGATCCCAAACATCTGCGCAATATTGTCTTACTTGGGCATAGCCACTCAGGAAAGACCTCCCTTGCCGAAACGATGTTATACGAAGCTAAGGCTATAGGCAGAAAAGGAAACGTTGAAAACAATAATACGGTATCAGACTATACTGATATTGAGCAAGAGAGGAGGTCAAGCCTTTTTAGTACTTTGATGCATGTGGGTTGGAAGGATTCCAAGATCAATATTATAGATACTCCTGGATCTGATGATTTTGTAGGAGAGATACTTTCTTCAATGAAAGTTGCAGATTTAGGTGTAATGGTCCTAAATGCTGCACATGGTGTTGAAGTAGGTACTGAATTGATCTGGGAATATCTGGAAGAAATCAACCTTCCGACAATCATTGTGATCAATCAATGTGACCATGAGAAAGCCGATTTTGATAATACATTGGAGCAAGCCACTGCAAGATTTGGACCCAAGTTGATTCCATTCCAGTACCCCTTAGGAGCGGGTTTGGGATTTCATCAGATCATTGACGTTTTGCGGATGGTGATGTATGATTTTTCGCCAGATGGTGGAAAACCAATCAAAAAAGAAATACCTGAATCCGAGAAAGCAAAAGCACAAGCGATGCACAATGCAATCGTGGAGGCTGCTGCAGAGCATGATGATACTCTGATGGAGCATTATTTTGAAACAGGCACTCTGGATGAGATTGAACTTGCTTTTGGTCTCCGCAAGGGCATTGCTCATCACGATATCATACCGGTTTTCTGTGCATCTGCTACAAAAAATATGGGTACGGGGAGAATCATGGGATTTATCAATGATGTCTGCCCCTCGCCAGACGATCGGCCAGCAACTAAAACTAAGCAGGGGGAGATATCCATCAAGGCTACCGGACCTACATCGATTTTTATATATAAAACTATGACAGAACCCAAGGTTGGAAGGGTATCTTATTTTAAAGTGTATTCCGGAACTTTGAAGTCGGGAGACGAGCTTATCAATGTCGGCAATCGAGCCACAGAGAGGATCAATCAGATTTTTATCTCCAATGGAAAAAATCGCGAACCTGTACAAGAATTGATAGCAGGAGATCTGGGCGTAGTAGTAAAACTGAAAGATAGCCATTCAAACAACACACTAGCTGCCAAAGGTATGGATGTCGAGATATCGCCAATTCCATTTCCGGAACCCCGAATTCGTACTGCTTTCCAAACCGCCAATAAAAATGATCTCGAAAAGCTGGTGAAGGACATACATGACTTACAAGAAGAAGATCCTACATTGATTCTTGAACAGTCACAGAGGTTAAAACAGAATATTTTGCATGGCCAGGGCCAAATGCATTTGGATCTTGTCAAGTACCGAATAGAAAAGCTTCACGGAGTTTCTATGGAGTTTATTAAACCACGTATTCCTTATCTTGAGACCATCACTAGGGCAGCTGATACGATGTATCGCCACAAAAAGCAATCCGGTGGAGCAGGTCAGTTTGGTGAAGTGCATATGCGAGTAGAACCCTACTACGATGGTATGCCGGATCCCGCAGGTTTGACCACTAGGAATAAAAGTGTCGAAGATCTGCCTTGGGGTGGAAAACTGGCCTTTTATTGGTGTATAGTAGGTGGATCCATCGATGCAAAATTTTCCAATGCTATCCACAAGGGAGTGATGAACAAAATGATGGAAGGTCCTCTGACCGGTTCATATTGTACAGACGTTCGAGTCTCTGTATTTGACGGTAAGATGCACCCTGTGGACAGCAATGATATGGCTTTCCAGATAGCCGGTACGATGGCCTTTAAAGAGGCATTTCATCAGGCAGGGCCTCAGATTCTGGAACCAGTTTACGATCTTGAGATCCTCTGTCAGGATACAGCCATGGGTGATATCATGGGTGATCTCCAAACCAGGAGGGCAATCATCATGGGGATGGACTCTGAGGGGCATTATCAAAAGATCAAAGCGAGAGTGCCTTTGGCTGAAATGCACAATTATTCTTCAACTTTAAGGTCTCTCACTCAGGGTAAAGCAAAATTTAGTATGAAATTTGCAGAATATGGTTCTGTGACTCCTGATATCCAGCACAAACTTATAGAAGATTACCAGGCACATCACAAAGAACACGAGGAGTAA
- a CDS encoding SAM-dependent chlorinase/fluorinase, with the protein MTQSGHQPTIITWTSNLGNQNIQLAIWKARILKSLPTAIQEDIYHNLNDGDLMQAAYIFQNVFTNFPEGSCHIIWLEDANREPAILMGKFLSHYIICQDSGLLDLISGDQKPDFILKLSEDSNMFTDSVTRAIHAIERNEWGVGSEFPQADEREVKLALKPLFAQERFSCRIFFIDKFYHAWTNLHRDFFFKHFIDKQIEIFIPQKESIMAGPSEFKSKSDLNSKYFFNDSGYLCFLLPEKMRHSDDISHISHISITVQQGS; encoded by the coding sequence ATGACTCAATCCGGCCATCAACCGACAATCATTACCTGGACCAGCAATCTGGGTAATCAAAATATTCAATTGGCCATTTGGAAAGCCAGGATTTTGAAATCGCTCCCTACTGCCATTCAGGAAGATATTTATCACAACTTGAATGATGGCGACTTGATGCAAGCAGCTTATATTTTTCAAAACGTATTTACCAATTTTCCGGAAGGCAGCTGCCATATCATCTGGTTGGAAGATGCAAACCGAGAGCCGGCCATCTTAATGGGTAAGTTTTTGTCACATTATATTATTTGTCAGGATAGCGGACTTTTGGATTTGATCTCAGGTGATCAAAAACCGGATTTTATTCTCAAGCTAAGTGAAGACAGCAATATGTTCACGGATTCTGTAACACGTGCCATCCATGCTATTGAAAGAAACGAATGGGGCGTTGGATCTGAATTTCCACAGGCAGATGAACGAGAGGTTAAACTAGCTCTCAAACCTTTGTTTGCACAGGAAAGATTCAGTTGCAGAATTTTTTTTATTGATAAATTTTATCATGCCTGGACCAATCTACATCGGGACTTCTTTTTCAAGCATTTTATTGACAAGCAAATTGAAATATTTATTCCTCAGAAAGAGTCCATTATGGCCGGTCCTTCAGAATTCAAAAGCAAAAGCGATTTGAACAGTAAATATTTTTTTAATGATTCGGGATACCTCTGTTTTTTACTCCCTGAAAAAATGAGACATTCTGATGACATTTCGCACATCTCTCACATTTCGATCACTGTACAACAGGGCTCATGA
- a CDS encoding antibiotic biosynthesis monooxygenase — translation MIRRLVRMKFSVESIHLFRTLFEETKSHILAFEGCIELDLLADADEPLCLCTWSTWQNAEALEKYRQSDLFRSTWSKTKPLFTEKASAWTFDIITSSN, via the coding sequence ATGATAAGAAGACTCGTCAGGATGAAATTTTCTGTGGAAAGCATCCACTTGTTCCGTACCCTTTTTGAAGAAACAAAATCGCATATTTTAGCATTTGAAGGCTGTATAGAATTGGATTTGCTGGCTGATGCGGACGAACCACTTTGCCTATGTACATGGAGCACATGGCAGAACGCCGAGGCTCTGGAAAAATACAGGCAGTCGGACTTGTTTCGCAGCACCTGGTCTAAAACCAAGCCTCTTTTTACTGAGAAAGCATCAGCCTGGACTTTTGACATCATCACCTCTTCAAACTAA
- a CDS encoding DUF3098 domain-containing protein, whose product MTYGKKQFMYVFIGLGLIALGMILMSGGWMPSPDVWDESIIYSARRTVLAPIFILAGLIVQIYAILSVKSKDE is encoded by the coding sequence ATGACCTATGGGAAAAAACAGTTTATGTATGTTTTTATCGGTTTAGGTTTAATCGCCTTAGGAATGATCCTCATGTCAGGAGGCTGGATGCCTTCACCAGATGTGTGGGATGAGTCGATCATCTATAGCGCCAGACGTACTGTCTTAGCACCGATATTCATTTTGGCAGGTTTGATCGTACAGATTTATGCAATTCTTTCGGTAAAGTCAAAAGATGAGTGA
- a CDS encoding undecaprenyl-diphosphate phosphatase, producing MSDIVQMIILGVVQGLTEFLPVSSSGHLELSKYFLGSHFEGGDNLMVTVILHIATACSTCVVFRKEIAKLIAGLFDRSGGAESRAYIYKIVISMIPAAFVGFFFEDAIDVLFEGKYVFVALMLLVTAALLSAVHFAKKSDGPLSYTKAFIIGVAQAIAITPGISRSGSTIATSLLLNVSRAEAARFSFLMVVPLIFGKVAKDLLFGMPSLNGLNITALLAGSVAAFISGIFACKWMVSLVSKVRLLHFAVYCTIVSISFLIYYYTHQA from the coding sequence ATGAGTGATATTGTCCAGATGATTATTCTGGGAGTCGTCCAAGGATTGACCGAATTTTTACCGGTTAGTAGTAGCGGCCATTTAGAATTGAGCAAGTACTTTCTGGGATCCCATTTTGAAGGTGGGGATAATTTGATGGTAACCGTTATCCTTCATATTGCTACAGCTTGTTCGACTTGTGTAGTATTCCGCAAAGAAATAGCCAAACTCATTGCAGGACTCTTTGACCGATCCGGAGGAGCCGAATCCAGAGCATATATTTATAAAATTGTGATATCAATGATCCCTGCTGCATTTGTTGGATTCTTTTTTGAAGATGCTATTGATGTTCTTTTTGAAGGGAAATACGTCTTTGTAGCGTTGATGCTACTGGTCACAGCAGCACTTCTGTCAGCAGTGCATTTTGCTAAAAAATCTGATGGACCACTAAGCTATACCAAAGCTTTCATCATAGGAGTGGCTCAAGCTATTGCCATCACTCCGGGCATTTCCCGATCCGGAAGTACCATTGCAACGAGCTTGCTGTTGAATGTATCAAGAGCTGAGGCAGCAAGATTTTCCTTTTTAATGGTTGTTCCCTTAATTTTCGGGAAAGTTGCTAAAGATCTATTGTTTGGAATGCCAAGTCTAAATGGACTAAATATTACAGCTTTACTGGCAGGTTCTGTAGCCGCGTTTATTAGTGGAATTTTTGCATGTAAATGGATGGTGAGTCTTGTCAGTAAAGTTCGATTGTTGCATTTTGCAGTTTATTGCACCATTGTAAGTATTTCATTTCTCATATATTACTACACCCATCAAGCTTAA
- the truB gene encoding tRNA pseudouridine(55) synthase TruB has protein sequence MFLNEQNLPDSLPEEGFVILIDKPLGFTSFQVVAGVRKALSTRFQSKIKIGHAGTLDPLASGLLILCTGKMTKQIQQYQGADKIYEGSFALGASRPSYDMETEIDQNFSISELKTEALFRTRDSFMGLQMISPPVHSAIKIDGKRAYHYARKDQISDLPPRPMHIHDFDIDCNAFPEIRFRIHCTKGTYIRSIAHEFGKRLENGAYLSSLVRTQIGNFRLTNAWTYNQLIDRLRQS, from the coding sequence TTGTTTCTTAACGAGCAAAATCTTCCCGACTCTTTGCCAGAAGAAGGCTTTGTTATTCTGATTGACAAACCTCTGGGGTTTACTTCATTTCAGGTCGTTGCCGGAGTGCGGAAAGCTCTTTCTACACGATTTCAAAGTAAAATCAAAATCGGACATGCAGGGACCCTAGATCCACTGGCCAGTGGATTGCTCATTCTTTGCACAGGCAAAATGACCAAGCAAATCCAACAATACCAAGGAGCAGACAAAATCTATGAAGGCAGCTTTGCACTGGGGGCTTCAAGACCCAGCTACGATATGGAAACGGAGATTGACCAAAACTTTTCCATTTCTGAACTAAAAACCGAAGCGCTATTTAGAACACGAGACAGTTTCATGGGTCTTCAAATGATCTCACCTCCGGTCCATTCGGCTATAAAAATAGACGGTAAACGAGCATACCACTATGCCAGAAAAGATCAGATCAGTGACTTACCTCCAAGACCGATGCATATCCATGATTTCGATATTGATTGCAACGCATTCCCTGAAATCCGATTCAGAATCCACTGCACCAAAGGGACTTACATCAGATCCATTGCACACGAATTCGGCAAAAGGTTAGAGAATGGAGCCTATCTCAGTTCTTTGGTCCGAACCCAGATCGGCAATTTCAGATTAACAAACGCCTGGACTTACAATCAACTTATCGACAGACTTCGGCAATCGTGA
- a CDS encoding ATP-binding cassette domain-containing protein → MSVKIDRLTKLFGSQIAVNEVSFQVAKGEIVGFLGPNGAGKTTTMKMLTCYLKPSSGTAEVCGYSILNQPIEVKRQIGYLPEHNPLYKDMFVVEYLTGMARMYGIQKPMKRASELIGMTGLSPEMNKSIGALSKGYRQRIGLAQALLHDPQVLILDEPTSGLDPNQLIDIRKLIREIGKEKSLIFSTHIMQEVQALCDRVVIINKGMIAADQSIASLQETSFGHSLMNIEFSSPVSESTLKKLPGVFALKNNGLNRFELQVKDPDAVADKIFQFAIDQGTTIRELVKEKHSVEEIFTTLTGQQKYSA, encoded by the coding sequence ATGTCTGTAAAAATAGATCGACTTACCAAATTATTCGGATCGCAAATCGCTGTCAATGAGGTCAGTTTTCAGGTAGCCAAAGGAGAGATTGTGGGTTTCCTTGGACCAAATGGCGCAGGAAAGACGACCACGATGAAAATGCTTACTTGCTACCTCAAACCCAGTTCAGGAACAGCTGAAGTCTGCGGCTACTCAATTCTCAACCAACCGATAGAAGTAAAACGCCAAATCGGGTATCTGCCGGAACACAATCCCTTATACAAAGATATGTTCGTCGTCGAATACCTCACAGGTATGGCAAGAATGTATGGCATTCAAAAACCGATGAAACGGGCAAGTGAGCTCATTGGAATGACAGGACTTAGCCCTGAAATGAATAAAAGCATTGGTGCACTTTCTAAAGGATATAGGCAGAGAATCGGTTTGGCACAAGCTCTTCTCCATGATCCACAAGTGCTGATTTTGGATGAACCTACCAGTGGCTTGGATCCCAACCAGCTGATTGACATTCGAAAACTGATACGCGAGATAGGCAAAGAGAAATCACTGATTTTTTCGACACACATAATGCAAGAAGTTCAAGCACTCTGCGATCGTGTTGTAATCATCAATAAAGGTATGATCGCTGCTGACCAATCCATAGCATCACTTCAGGAAACGTCGTTTGGACATTCTTTGATGAATATAGAATTCAGCTCCCCGGTTTCAGAATCAACCTTGAAAAAACTACCGGGAGTATTTGCTTTAAAAAATAACGGACTTAATCGATTTGAACTTCAGGTAAAAGATCCTGATGCAGTTGCAGATAAAATTTTTCAGTTTGCCATCGATCAAGGCACCACTATTAGAGAATTGGTGAAAGAAAAACATAGTGTGGAAGAAATTTTTACAACTTTGACAGGTCAACAAAAATATTCTGCATAA
- the gldF gene encoding gliding motility-associated ABC transporter permease subunit GldF produces the protein MKEIFFKEIRGFFSSLIGYLVIGLFIIILGLMMWVFPDSSLLEYNFASLDQLFYLAPIIFLFLIPAITMRSLSEEMSQGTIEILITKPFTETDIVLGKFFACVTLVIIALVPTLIYYISIYRLGSPVGNIDTGSVLGSYIGLLFLAGAFVSIGLFSSSLTKNQIVSFLFSIFLSYLFFYAFFMLSKLPIFFGKTDDIIQQIGLEDHYTKMSRGVVDTRELIYFLTFIGFFLWMTIQQLKSRKF, from the coding sequence ATGAAAGAAATATTTTTTAAAGAAATAAGAGGATTTTTTAGCTCTCTGATCGGCTATCTGGTGATTGGACTTTTCATCATCATTCTCGGACTGATGATGTGGGTCTTCCCTGACAGCAGTCTTCTGGAATACAATTTTGCATCCTTAGATCAACTTTTTTATTTAGCACCCATCATCTTTCTGTTTCTTATACCGGCTATAACGATGCGTTCGCTTTCAGAAGAAATGTCACAGGGAACTATCGAAATTTTAATCACCAAACCATTTACAGAAACGGATATTGTTTTAGGCAAATTTTTTGCATGTGTTACTTTAGTAATCATTGCATTAGTGCCTACACTGATCTATTATATATCCATTTATAGATTGGGTTCCCCTGTTGGCAATATTGATACGGGCTCAGTTTTAGGTTCTTACATCGGTTTATTGTTTCTTGCCGGTGCGTTTGTCTCAATTGGACTATTCAGTAGCTCTCTTACAAAAAACCAGATCGTTTCATTTTTATTCTCCATATTTCTGAGTTATCTGTTTTTCTATGCTTTTTTTATGTTATCTAAATTGCCGATTTTTTTTGGAAAAACAGATGATATCATACAACAGATTGGATTGGAGGACCATTATACCAAAATGTCAAGAGGAGTAGTTGACACCAGAGAATTGATATATTTTTTAACATTCATTGGATTTTTTCTTTGGATGACCATTCAACAACTCAAAAGCAGAAAGTTCTGA
- the gldG gene encoding gliding motility-associated ABC transporter substrate-binding protein GldG has protein sequence MKKIFSEMQRPVQILLVLGILVFINIISAYFYSNIDLTEEKRFRLTSPTKKMLHKVPDVIYARVLLEGDFPAGFKRLQNSTKELLNQFRSENAYISFGFENPNEGSIEEINKTREELKKGGLLPINLMIKSGTENKEQLIYPYAVFNYGERRIAVNLLENIPGYDQETNLNNSISQLEYKFANAIQKLLSNEKKNVVFVDGHGELSDEQTMSIQSVLNPFYNFGRINLDSAGFIRKEIDGIIIARPQTPFSEKDKFKLDQYLMNGGKILWLVDGMAMSLDSMNNTAEFIPQPLDVNLSDILYKYGVRIEPNLVLDLECSKIPQVIGQQGGKPQIELFPWYYFPLVSPRSDHPIVRNLDRIMFEFPSSIDTIRTANAIQKTALLESSEYSRYQLSPMRVGFDILRYKPDPSKFDKKHLPLAYLLEGVFSSNYENRVEESMLSGMKAIGQEFKSQSSPTKMIIASDGDLIKNLYDKETGKFAPLGYNKYEKTSYVGNKDFISNAIEYLTNDENIMAARTKQIKLRLLDKVKIEEDKLFWQSLNIGLPLLVLILLGIINFLYRKRKYASFNSQTNP, from the coding sequence ATGAAGAAAATTTTTTCAGAAATGCAAAGGCCAGTTCAGATTCTTTTAGTGTTGGGGATACTGGTGTTTATCAATATTATCTCTGCATATTTTTATTCGAATATTGACCTTACAGAAGAAAAAAGATTCCGGCTTACCTCACCTACAAAAAAAATGCTGCATAAAGTGCCTGATGTCATTTATGCCAGGGTACTTCTGGAAGGTGACTTCCCTGCGGGATTTAAACGATTGCAAAACTCAACCAAAGAATTACTTAATCAATTCAGAAGTGAAAATGCATATATCTCGTTTGGTTTTGAAAATCCAAATGAAGGCTCTATAGAAGAAATCAATAAGACTCGTGAAGAACTAAAAAAAGGAGGCCTGCTTCCAATCAATCTCATGATTAAATCAGGGACTGAAAACAAAGAGCAATTGATTTACCCGTATGCGGTATTCAATTATGGCGAAAGACGAATAGCTGTAAATCTCCTAGAAAATATTCCGGGATATGACCAGGAAACCAATCTCAACAATTCCATCAGCCAGCTGGAATACAAGTTTGCAAATGCAATTCAAAAATTATTGTCCAATGAAAAGAAAAATGTCGTGTTTGTTGATGGTCATGGCGAGTTAAGCGACGAACAAACAATGTCCATACAATCCGTACTAAATCCTTTTTATAATTTTGGCAGAATAAATCTGGACAGTGCAGGATTTATCAGGAAAGAAATAGACGGAATCATCATAGCAAGGCCACAAACACCATTTTCGGAAAAGGATAAATTCAAATTAGATCAGTATCTCATGAATGGGGGCAAGATACTATGGTTGGTCGATGGTATGGCAATGAGTCTGGACAGCATGAATAATACTGCAGAATTTATTCCTCAGCCCCTAGACGTAAATCTAAGCGATATCTTGTATAAATATGGAGTAAGGATAGAACCTAACCTTGTGCTAGACTTGGAGTGCAGCAAAATCCCACAAGTGATTGGCCAACAAGGTGGCAAACCTCAGATAGAATTATTTCCCTGGTATTATTTTCCTTTGGTGTCGCCAAGATCTGATCACCCGATTGTGAGAAATCTCGATAGGATCATGTTCGAATTTCCTTCCAGCATCGACACCATAAGGACTGCTAATGCAATACAAAAAACTGCACTACTGGAATCTTCAGAGTACAGCAGATATCAATTGTCACCTATGAGAGTGGGTTTTGACATTCTCAGATACAAACCCGATCCTTCCAAGTTTGACAAAAAACACCTACCATTGGCCTATCTGTTAGAAGGTGTTTTCTCTTCCAATTATGAAAACAGAGTAGAAGAATCTATGCTTTCAGGAATGAAAGCAATTGGTCAGGAATTTAAATCTCAGAGTTCACCTACCAAAATGATCATAGCAAGTGATGGTGATCTTATAAAAAATTTATATGATAAAGAAACCGGAAAATTCGCACCTCTGGGTTATAACAAATATGAAAAGACAAGCTACGTTGGTAACAAAGATTTTATTTCCAATGCCATAGAGTATCTTACGAATGATGAAAATATTATGGCTGCAAGGACAAAACAAATCAAGTTGCGACTTTTGGACAAAGTCAAAATCGAAGAGGACAAATTATTTTGGCAATCTCTGAATATAGGATTACCCTTACTCGTGTTGATCCTATTGGGAATCATCAATTTTCTTTATCGAAAACGAAAATATGCTTCATTTAACTCTCAAACCAATCCATAG